One window from the genome of Enterococcus haemoperoxidus ATCC BAA-382 encodes:
- a CDS encoding DUF4044 domain-containing protein — MNDKKTSRFSKVTKIVVWLMLIAIAGSTILTAIMSLG; from the coding sequence TTGAACGATAAAAAGACAAGTAGATTTTCTAAAGTCACTAAAATCGTTGTTTGGTTGATGCTGATTGCCATTGCTGGCTCAACAATATTGACTGCAATAATGAGTTTAGGATAA